A segment of the Candidatus Nitrososphaera gargensis Ga9.2 genome:
ACTGAGCATGAGAATATTACAGTGAGCTGATTGTTGACTAGTGGACACCGATGTACCGTCTGAAAGCCAAAGCCGTCCTTTGTCGCTTCAAGCGCCGACTTGAACCATGCGGTTTCGCTCTGGTTCTTGCCAAGGGAAGCATACTGATTTGGTCTGCCGTTTGCTATCACGTTGCCTGCTGAGTCGCATAATACGAGATCAAAGTAGACCGTATATGAATCAAGTATCACGCCGAGCCTTTTTGATGCAAAGGCTATCGCATCCTTGTTGTTCTTGTCAGCAAGCGCGCTTGTAAGGCTGCTATCCTTTGCCCACCACCTAACATCACATGAGCGCTCATACAGGCTTCTGTCTATGAGGTCGATATTGACAAGAGCCAGATCTGAAAGCCTGATGCCTCTGATGCTGGTAATCTGCTTCTTGATTATCTCGCCCATCTCTGCCATTGTACTCATGCTTTCGCGGCGAAGGTGCTCAGTTGTGTCTTCAATTTTCTTTGAGAGCTTGCTCATTTCTTCTGCCACTACGCTGAAGGTTTTGCCGACTTCGCCAGCCCTACTTGCTTCTATCAGAGCATTTATAGAAAGAACTTGGGTCTCGCCATTTATACGATCAATCTGATTGATTGCTGCTTCTGTCTTTTGAGCCAATATTTCGGTCAGTTCTGCGACTTTTTCTAGCGAAAATGAGGACTTGATCTCTTCTTGTTCGTTTGTATTCTGTTGCAGCGTCATCGCTTTTGAACCTTCTTTGCAAGCTAATAAGGTGAAGTCTGTACATTGTCCTACCATTATAGTCTGCCTTGCTACTGGAACCACTAAGGCAGACTGTGCAGATAGGCATTATGGCACTCTTTGTCTCCCTGATAATCTATCGTCGCCCGTATCTCACTATGTCCTTAGAGGGTACTAGCCATACAGGTTGTATAATATCGCAAAATAGAGAAAGAATAGTACAGTTCCCAAAAGAAGGGTATCCATTTTGGTGAGAGGTTGCCCCAAGCCTAAAAAGTCTCCCTCAATATATAAAAGCGTACTATTGAGACGAACGTTTAGGACAATTCATGTTTAAAAGTATATGTATGTATGCTGTTACTACACTCAACTAAGATGGTTGATGAGTTCAATGCCGGAATAGCTCTAGCCATCGCGACAATGGCTTCGCCTGTGCTGGTTTACTTTGTATTGGCAGGTTTGCCCTCTACTGCAACTGCGAGCCAAATTTCTGGTAGACTCGAATCGCAGATAGAGGGGTTAGGTGTGCAAATCCAAGATGGCGATCTAGACTATCTGAATGACATCAACTTTAAGAACAGCAACCCCGAGGAAAGGCTCCGCATTGCCTATGAACGCTCTGCCCAGGTGGAAGTTAATCGCTGCCTTGGCGATAGTCAGAACAAAGAGATGTGCAAAGACACCATGGCGTTGCTAGTTGACAGCTGTACCGATAGCTCTATGTACGTAGCAGCTTGTGATGATCCAAGACTTGCAAACTATAGAACGACCAATCTGAAGAATTAGTACATACACTTGATAGAACCGGTGTGAACATCTACATACAATAGCTTATTAGAATTTGAATATG
Coding sequences within it:
- a CDS encoding HAMP domain-containing protein, with product MTLQQNTNEQEEIKSSFSLEKVAELTEILAQKTEAAINQIDRINGETQVLSINALIEASRAGEVGKTFSVVAEEMSKLSKKIEDTTEHLRRESMSTMAEMGEIIKKQITSIRGIRLSDLALVNIDLIDRSLYERSCDVRWWAKDSSLTSALADKNNKDAIAFASKRLGVILDSYTVYFDLVLCDSAGNVIANGRPNQYASLGKNQSETAWFKSALEATKDGFGFQTVHRCPLVNNQLTVIFSCSVHDQTEEDRVIGVLGVIFNWEALAQKIIEDTPLNEEERANSRICIIDSDGLILADSRRKMLESRIQFSGMETLLAEKKGFVITTYENGECCIAHAFSPGYETYASGWHSLIIQKLPKKSDSKQR